A region of the Candidatus Hydrogenedentota bacterium genome:
GATTGCCGAGGATGACCCGACTTCATTGATGATGCTTTCGGGAATTCTTGAAAAACGCGGACACGAATGTGTCAAAGCAAGAAACGGGACGGAAGCCTGGGAAGCCCTGAGTCAACCGGATGCCCCGAAAATGGCCATCCTCGATTGGATGATGCCTGGGATGACCGGGCCGGAGGTGTGTGAGCGGGTTCGGTCCATGGAGACCAATGCAGCTCCCTACCTTATCTTGCTTACAGCGCGGGACGACACCAGTAGCGTTGTGCAGGGGTTGAAATCAGGAGCGGACGACTACCTGTCAAAGCCTTACGATCCGGACGAACTCTTGGCGCGGATCAACGTTGGGCGCCGGATTCTGGATCTACAGACGCGCCTCACGCAGCGCTT
Encoded here:
- a CDS encoding response regulator transcription factor; translated protein: MRILIAEDDPTSLMMLSGILEKRGHECVKARNGTEAWEALSQPDAPKMAILDWMMPGMTGPEVCERVRSMETNAAPYLILLTARDDTSSVVQGLKSGADDYLSKPYDPDELLARINVGRRILDLQTRLTQR